TTTTCCAATTAATAATAAATTAAACATATATAAATAAACGCAAAATGATTATTCAGCCTTCTACCGTAATACTACCACATATAAGGTCATAAATAATCTAAATTGACTTTTATTTACAACAAGAATTCTCTTCAGTATGAATAAAATACTTTCCTATTCTACCCTGAAAACTATTTTCACTTCTTCAAACCCCCCAAAATCCCCTTATACCAAAACCCTTACTTGAATTTGATTTCATATGAAATCAAAATTAACAGAATAAATTAATGTGGAGTAATGATTAACAGGCCTCTAGCATTTGATATGGAACGAATGAATTTCCATAAATTACAATTCCACAAGAAAAATTGATGATAATCACTCACATATTAGTTTCATACGAAACTAATATATACCACATAATACAATTAAGCATCATATTAGTTTCACATGAAACTATTTATTGAATAACCTTTATTTCGAAAAACTTTCCAGTTTCATAAACGACGAAAGGTAAAACTATGCATGACCCAAGAGAAATATTCGGCCCGATTGTCCATATCTACCGGAGTCACATGGAATATATGACAAAAGAACTCGAAGCTTACGGGATAGGGAGCGGGCAACATGATTTCCTTTTAGTTTTGTACCATAAAGACGGCATCTCTCAGGAAAACCTTGCAAGAATGTTGAAAGTAAGCAAAGCAACAAGCACAAGGGCAATCCAGAACCTGGAAAAAGAAGGGTATGTGTACAGGCAGAGGGACGAAAATGACCTTCGGGCTTACAAAGTTTACCTGACTGAAAAAGGGAAGGAAATGAGAGATATAATTTTTGAAAAACTGGTTTCTTTTATTGATATCCTTTTTTCGGATTTTACACCGGAAGAAAAAGAAATTTTCAGGCTGCTGACCCGTAAAGCTGCATTAAAATTCTTCGAGCCCGGATTCGAACCTCCATCTGAAAAGCTGAATGACATTCAGTAAAAACAACAACATCTTACGACAGAGAAGAAAAAACATGGAAGAAAAAAGCGAGTTTTTGGGGAAAGAGAGTACAGGAAAACTCCTGTTCAAACTTTCAACTCCCGTGATCATCGGAATGCTGGTACAGGCTATCTATAACGTTGTAGACACCTTTTTCGTGGGAATAGCCTACGGAACAGAGAGTGTTCAGGCTATAGGCGGTCTTTCAATAGCTTTTCCGGTCCAGATGATAATCATGGCTTTTGGGATTGTTCTTGGGACAGGAGGCTCTTCAATAATCTCACGTGCCCTTGGAGCGCGGGAGTTTAAAAAAGCTGAAAGAGTTCTTGGGAATGTTTTTTCCCTGAGTCTGATCTTAAGCGTACTCATAGCCATACCCTGCCTTCTCTATCTTGAACCGATTTTGGAGGTTTTCGGGGCAACCCCGGGAGTCCTGCCATATGCCAGAGATTATCTTAAAATCATAATTTTGGGAGGGATTTTCTTTGTCTTTGGAGTGGCTGTTCAGAATATTGTCAGGGCTGAAGGAAACTCCCGCCTTGCAATGAATGCTATGCTTATAGGAGGCGGCCTCAATATTTTCCTTGACCCGGTCTTCATGTTTGGGTTCGGGATGGGGGTTGAGGGTGCTGCAATTGCAACCGTACTGTCCCAGGCCGTAGCTTCAATCTTTCTTCTGCTATACTACCTTAAAGGAAAGGGATCTATTCATTTCAAATCAGAAACCTTGAAACCGGACCTGAAAATCATCAAGGAAATCGGAGCTATTGGTACAGGGTCCTTTGTGATGGAAAGCGCGAGCAGTATCATGATGATTTTCGTATACAATGCGCT
The genomic region above belongs to Methanosarcina horonobensis HB-1 = JCM 15518 and contains:
- a CDS encoding MarR family winged helix-turn-helix transcriptional regulator, yielding MHDPREIFGPIVHIYRSHMEYMTKELEAYGIGSGQHDFLLVLYHKDGISQENLARMLKVSKATSTRAIQNLEKEGYVYRQRDENDLRAYKVYLTEKGKEMRDIIFEKLVSFIDILFSDFTPEEKEIFRLLTRKAALKFFEPGFEPPSEKLNDIQ
- a CDS encoding MATE family efflux transporter, encoding MEEKSEFLGKESTGKLLFKLSTPVIIGMLVQAIYNVVDTFFVGIAYGTESVQAIGGLSIAFPVQMIIMAFGIVLGTGGSSIISRALGAREFKKAERVLGNVFSLSLILSVLIAIPCLLYLEPILEVFGATPGVLPYARDYLKIIILGGIFFVFGVAVQNIVRAEGNSRLAMNAMLIGGGLNIFLDPVFMFGFGMGVEGAAIATVLSQAVASIFLLLYYLKGKGSIHFKSETLKPDLKIIKEIGAIGTGSFVMESASSIMMIFVYNALADYGGDVAIAVFGITMKINSFIFLPLLGMAFGLQPIVGFNYGAKKYGRIVEAVKLSLVAATTFGLLGLLIVYLFAEKLLVIFSADPEYLELGKIAARIMFLGTPLIGLNVVTTILFQALGKARPAFILSVSRQLLFLIPAVVLLPRFYALNGVWAAFPVSDLLAFLLSGFMLFKIYRIFKERKTSSKVTPELEVTDKILHV